A genomic stretch from Thermococcus sp. MV5 includes:
- a CDS encoding adenylyltransferase/cytidyltransferase family protein: MMEKKKIRVVTGGVFDILHVGHIHFLQHAKELGDELIVIVAHDKTVEERKGRAPINSMYERAEVLKALKMVDDVVIGEPDCISFELVKKLNPDIIALGPDQNFDINVLKEELKKNGINAEVIRIPYSYKSDIAKTSKIIQKIVEIFCE, encoded by the coding sequence ATGATGGAAAAAAAGAAGATTAGAGTGGTTACAGGTGGAGTTTTTGATATCCTGCATGTAGGTCATATCCATTTTTTGCAGCATGCAAAAGAACTTGGCGATGAACTTATAGTGATAGTTGCACATGATAAAACTGTTGAAGAAAGAAAAGGTAGGGCGCCTATAAATTCTATGTATGAGAGAGCAGAAGTTTTAAAGGCTCTTAAAATGGTGGATGATGTTGTTATTGGGGAACCGGATTGTATAAGTTTTGAGTTAGTTAAAAAGCTAAATCCTGATATTATTGCTTTGGGCCCAGATCAGAATTTCGATATTAATGTTCTTAAAGAAGAGCTAAAAAAGAATGGTATTAACGCTGAGGTTATAAGAATTCCCTATTCCTACAAAAGCGACATTGCCAAAACTAGTAAAATAATTCAAAAAATAGTAGAGATATTTTGCGAGTGA
- a CDS encoding RNA-binding protein: MKIKHPLSKKEVKKIIEDMSRIFGNEVAKKLISKNDQVLIGEFDKKTQILFVNKKPRFIKREDLIFPLVIALYEISNVEDLRKWKRRVVVDQGAVPYILNGADVMAPGIVDADEEIEEGDFVFIVEEQYGRPLAIGIALLDGKTMKEKKKGKAVKVIHHAKDKIWELTVL, translated from the coding sequence ATGAAGATAAAGCATCCCTTAAGTAAAAAGGAAGTTAAGAAGATAATAGAAGATATGAGTAGAATTTTTGGAAATGAAGTAGCAAAAAAGCTGATATCTAAGAATGATCAGGTTCTAATAGGAGAGTTCGATAAAAAGACTCAGATACTCTTTGTTAACAAAAAACCGCGGTTTATAAAGAGGGAAGATCTTATTTTCCCCTTGGTTATAGCCTTGTATGAAATATCAAATGTGGAGGATCTGAGGAAATGGAAACGCAGAGTGGTTGTGGATCAAGGAGCGGTACCCTATATTCTAAACGGAGCTGATGTTATGGCTCCAGGGATAGTAGATGCGGATGAAGAGATAGAAGAGGGAGATTTCGTTTTTATTGTAGAGGAACAATATGGAAGACCTTTAGCTATTGGAATAGCTTTATTAGATGGAAAAACTATGAAGGAAAAGAAAAAAGGAAAAGCTGTGAAGGTGATACATCATGCAAAGGATAAAATTTGGGAGTTGACGGTGTTATGA
- the pyrH gene encoding UMP kinase, translating to MRIVFDIGGSVLVPDKPDVKFIDEIAYELTKISEDHEIAVVVGGGKVAREYIHAAKTFTPNETFKDYIGIHITRANAMLLIAALREKAYPFVVSDFRKAWEVMQLKKIPIMGGTHPGHTTDAVAALLAEYLQADLLVVITNVDGVYDSDPKKNPNAKKLEKISTEKLVEIAMQSETKAGGSGVVDALAAKFIQRGKIRTLIIGKEDARALFDAIKGKHRGTLVEP from the coding sequence ATGAGAATAGTATTTGATATAGGAGGGTCTGTTCTAGTTCCAGATAAGCCAGATGTCAAGTTTATAGACGAAATTGCCTACGAGTTAACAAAAATCAGTGAAGATCATGAAATTGCAGTTGTTGTTGGAGGAGGAAAAGTCGCAAGAGAATACATCCATGCAGCAAAAACTTTTACTCCGAACGAAACTTTCAAGGATTATATTGGAATCCATATAACAAGAGCCAATGCAATGCTTCTAATAGCTGCACTTAGAGAGAAGGCGTATCCTTTCGTAGTAAGTGACTTCAGAAAAGCTTGGGAAGTCATGCAACTGAAAAAAATCCCCATAATGGGAGGAACTCATCCTGGACATACCACTGATGCTGTAGCAGCACTTTTGGCAGAGTATCTCCAAGCAGACCTACTTGTGGTCATTACAAATGTAGACGGAGTTTACGACAGCGACCCCAAAAAAAATCCAAATGCAAAGAAATTGGAAAAGATATCTACTGAAAAACTGGTAGAAATAGCCATGCAAAGTGAGACTAAAGCTGGTGGAAGCGGTGTTGTTGATGCCCTTGCAGCAAAGTTTATTCAGAGAGGAAAGATAAGAACCCTTATCATTGGCAAAGAAGATGCGAGGGCTTTATTCGATGCAATAAAAGGAAAGCATAGAGGCACATTAGTTGAGCCTTAA
- a CDS encoding RNA ligase produces the protein MVSSYFKKLLLDLGIREERIEMLEGKGGIVEDEFEGIKYLRFKDSAGNLRRGTVVFDHHNIILGFPHIKRVVQLEKGIKRVFKMKPFYVEEKIDGYNIRVAQIEGRVFAFTRGGFICPFTTERIEDFVNMEFFKDYPNLVLCGEMAGPESPYLVEGPPHIKEDIQFFLFDIQEKRTGKSIPVKDRIKMADEYGIPSVEVFGMYNISKMNELRQLIEELSTQRREGIVMKSPDMKKIIKYVTPYANINDIRIGARVFFELPHGYFMQRIKRLAFYLAEEKIRDADFERYATALGKALLEPFVESIWDVGSGEEIAETFTVRVKHIETAYKMVSHFERLGLKIHIEDIEEISNEYWKITFKRVYPEATREIRELWNGHAFVD, from the coding sequence ATGGTGAGCTCATACTTCAAGAAGCTCCTTCTTGATCTTGGAATTCGTGAAGAAAGAATTGAGATGCTTGAAGGGAAAGGAGGAATAGTAGAAGATGAGTTTGAGGGCATAAAATATCTTAGATTTAAAGATTCAGCCGGTAATCTAAGAAGAGGCACGGTGGTTTTTGATCATCATAATATCATATTGGGCTTTCCTCACATAAAAAGAGTTGTCCAGCTAGAGAAAGGCATAAAAAGAGTATTTAAAATGAAGCCATTTTACGTGGAGGAAAAAATAGATGGGTACAATATCAGAGTGGCTCAAATTGAGGGAAGAGTATTTGCTTTTACAAGAGGAGGTTTCATATGTCCCTTCACTACGGAAAGGATTGAAGATTTTGTGAACATGGAATTTTTCAAAGATTATCCCAATTTAGTACTTTGTGGGGAGATGGCAGGGCCTGAAAGTCCTTATCTTGTTGAAGGTCCGCCACATATAAAGGAAGACATCCAATTCTTTCTCTTTGATATCCAAGAGAAAAGGACTGGCAAATCGATTCCTGTGAAGGATAGGATAAAAATGGCGGACGAATATGGAATTCCAAGTGTTGAAGTTTTTGGGATGTATAATATTTCGAAGATGAATGAACTTCGACAACTCATAGAAGAGCTCAGCACGCAACGCCGAGAAGGGATAGTGATGAAAAGTCCCGACATGAAGAAGATAATTAAATACGTAACGCCATATGCGAATATAAATGACATACGAATTGGGGCACGGGTATTTTTCGAGCTGCCACATGGATATTTTATGCAGAGAATTAAACGTTTGGCTTTTTACTTAGCAGAAGAGAAGATCAGAGATGCAGACTTTGAAAGATATGCAACTGCTCTTGGAAAAGCACTTTTAGAACCATTTGTGGAGAGTATATGGGATGTAGGCAGTGGTGAGGAAATAGCAGAGACGTTTACTGTGAGGGTAAAACATATTGAGACTGCATATAAGATGGTATCACATTTTGAACGTCTTGGATTGAAGATCCATATTGAAGACATAGAGGAAATATCTAATGAATACTGGAAGATAACATTTAAACGAGTTTATCCAGAAGCTACAAGAGAAATTAGAGAGCTCTGGAATGGGCATGCATTTGTAGATTGA
- a CDS encoding TMEM165/GDT1 family protein, whose product MKEIFYIFIAIFLAELGDKTQLATMAFASKYGWMKAFLGAILGLAFVNLIGAFVGDKIGDALPLEVIHKGAGLLFILFGILMIFGKL is encoded by the coding sequence GTGAAGGAAATTTTTTATATTTTTATTGCAATATTTCTTGCAGAATTAGGTGATAAGACACAGTTAGCTACTATGGCATTTGCTTCTAAATATGGATGGATGAAAGCATTTCTTGGAGCCATATTGGGGTTAGCTTTTGTGAATCTTATAGGAGCCTTTGTTGGAGACAAGATTGGAGATGCTTTGCCATTGGAGGTTATTCATAAGGGAGCAGGATTGCTTTTTATCCTTTTTGGGATTTTAATGATCTTTGGAAAGTTGTGA
- a CDS encoding NAD(P)/FAD-dependent oxidoreductase gives MRIVVIGSGTAGSNFALFARKIDRKAEIIVIGKEKTMQYSPCALPFTLSGKIPKLEDIVVFPNEFYEKQKIKLLLETEAKAIDRERKVVITDKGEIPYDKLVLATGSKAFVPPIKGVESEGVFTLKTMDDVKRIQNYMKERNPKKALVIGAGLIGLEGAVAFRELGMDVFVVELLEHLLPTMLDRDMASIIQSHMEEKGIQFRFGVAVSEIIGNPVNAVKIGDEKIDADLVLVATGVRANTELAKQANLEVNKGIIVDEYLRTSDPDIYAIGDCAEVYDAVTGNRILSQLGTTAVRMAKVAAENIFGRDVKFKPVFNTAITELFDLEIGTFGITQERAKKEGINVVIGKFKGSTKPEYYPGGKPIIVKLIFRKKDKKLIGAQIVGGERVWGRIMALSLVAQKGASVEDVAYSETAYAPPISPTIDPITIAAEMALKKFK, from the coding sequence ATGCGAATTGTTGTAATCGGTTCTGGTACAGCAGGTAGTAATTTCGCGCTTTTTGCAAGAAAAATAGACAGAAAAGCTGAGATAATCGTTATTGGAAAAGAAAAAACAATGCAATACTCTCCCTGTGCTTTGCCGTTTACATTAAGTGGTAAAATACCAAAGCTTGAGGACATTGTTGTGTTTCCCAACGAATTTTATGAAAAACAAAAGATAAAGCTACTGCTTGAGACTGAAGCAAAAGCTATAGACAGAGAAAGAAAAGTCGTAATTACAGATAAAGGAGAAATACCATATGACAAGTTGGTTCTAGCCACTGGATCAAAAGCATTTGTACCTCCAATAAAAGGAGTTGAAAGCGAGGGAGTTTTCACTTTAAAAACAATGGACGATGTGAAGCGAATTCAGAATTATATGAAAGAAAGGAATCCTAAAAAAGCTTTAGTTATAGGAGCGGGGCTAATTGGACTTGAGGGTGCTGTTGCTTTTAGAGAACTCGGAATGGATGTCTTTGTAGTAGAGCTCCTTGAGCATTTACTCCCCACCATGCTCGACAGGGATATGGCTTCCATTATCCAGTCACATATGGAAGAAAAAGGAATTCAATTTAGATTTGGTGTTGCGGTGAGTGAGATTATTGGAAACCCCGTAAATGCTGTGAAAATAGGGGACGAAAAAATTGACGCCGATTTAGTCCTTGTGGCTACTGGAGTTAGGGCAAATACTGAATTAGCAAAGCAGGCAAATTTAGAGGTTAACAAAGGAATTATAGTGGACGAATACCTCAGAACAAGTGATCCAGATATATACGCCATTGGAGACTGCGCAGAGGTTTATGATGCAGTAACCGGAAATCGAATTCTAAGTCAGCTTGGAACAACAGCGGTTAGAATGGCAAAAGTGGCTGCTGAAAATATCTTTGGCAGAGACGTGAAGTTTAAACCAGTCTTCAATACTGCAATAACCGAACTTTTTGATTTAGAGATTGGCACATTTGGAATAACGCAAGAAAGAGCAAAAAAAGAGGGAATTAATGTAGTTATTGGCAAATTTAAAGGATCCACCAAACCAGAGTACTATCCTGGAGGAAAGCCTATCATAGTGAAACTCATATTTAGAAAGAAGGATAAAAAGCTAATAGGAGCCCAAATAGTAGGTGGAGAAAGGGTTTGGGGCAGAATCATGGCATTAAGCCTTGTAGCTCAAAAAGGAGCAAGTGTTGAAGATGTAGCATACAGCGAAACTGCTTATGCCCCACCAATAAGCCCCACTATTGATCCCATAACAATTGCAGCTGAAATGGCACTGAAAAAATTCAAATAA
- a CDS encoding DUF4443 domain-containing protein has protein sequence MDWKRGAYPEFKMEDILITLFLVKTPKGRKQISEELSLGEGTVRTLLKKLTASGLIKSQQKGHFLSEKGINVVNDISNLFSEPVEIESIEGFPACALIVRNPPEFKSIELRDEAIRFFAKGAMILLCSEGEAIFPEDERPLKDALPEIDREVKKLPLKDGDLIVITWAESRTNAIRSAIHVAVVLKGDLLPSDIRKLAE, from the coding sequence ATGGACTGGAAGCGAGGTGCATATCCTGAGTTTAAAATGGAGGACATTCTCATCACACTCTTTTTGGTGAAGACTCCGAAAGGTCGCAAACAGATTTCTGAGGAATTAAGTCTCGGAGAAGGCACTGTTAGAACTCTTTTAAAGAAACTTACTGCTTCGGGCTTGATTAAGTCCCAACAAAAAGGCCATTTTCTAAGTGAGAAAGGGATTAATGTTGTAAACGATATTTCTAATCTTTTTTCAGAACCCGTTGAGATAGAATCTATAGAAGGTTTCCCTGCATGTGCTCTCATTGTAAGGAACCCTCCTGAGTTTAAGAGTATAGAGTTGAGAGATGAAGCTATTAGATTTTTTGCAAAAGGAGCCATGATTTTACTCTGTTCTGAGGGAGAAGCAATATTTCCTGAGGACGAGAGGCCCTTAAAGGATGCACTTCCTGAGATAGATAGAGAAGTGAAAAAACTACCTCTTAAAGATGGAGACTTAATCGTAATAACATGGGCAGAAAGTCGAACAAATGCTATTAGGAGTGCTATTCATGTAGCAGTGGTTTTAAAAGGGGATTTGTTGCCTAGTGATATCAGAAAACTGGCAGAATAA
- the rlmD gene encoding 23S rRNA (uracil(1939)-C(5))-methyltransferase RlmD → MKGRGHITQMSFDGYGVLELQKPVHVPFTVIGDLVEVRKTFRRFGRYIAREFEVIEESHLRQRPRCSHFERCGGCFWQHIKYQEQLNLKKELFERATGIEAPIKGSPKIWGFRNISNFIVSTRGIGFKQRESQNVVGVKECPIFSNKTSKFLLTLKKFMKEERLMPWDSKQRFGEIHYLSVREGKFTGDVMVNMIAHIKEVPSSFIDYFDFADSIYWSFKDDSRDEPRGIPVLVGGSPYIRERIGDTIYLIHPNSFFQTNSYATHLLLKAVLDFIEGESVFDLYAGVGTFGVYLAKRGLKVEGIEINSPAVEIANKNAEINGVDARFSVGDVKDVEIGDCDTIIVDPPRKGLKEAVKLITKSKVNNLIYISCNPQAFIRDCKHLKENYEIENAVLIDMFPHTSHIEAVIQLKLKNSL, encoded by the coding sequence ATGAAAGGGCGAGGGCATATAACGCAAATGAGTTTTGATGGATACGGAGTATTGGAGCTTCAAAAACCAGTCCACGTACCTTTTACCGTAATTGGTGATTTAGTGGAAGTTAGAAAAACATTCAGACGATTCGGGAGATACATAGCTAGAGAGTTTGAAGTCATTGAAGAATCGCATCTAAGGCAGAGACCTCGATGTTCTCATTTTGAAAGGTGTGGGGGTTGTTTTTGGCAGCATATAAAATATCAGGAGCAGCTTAACCTAAAGAAGGAGCTTTTTGAGAGGGCCACTGGAATAGAAGCTCCAATAAAAGGATCACCGAAAATCTGGGGTTTTAGAAATATTAGCAACTTTATAGTTTCTACTAGAGGGATTGGATTTAAACAGAGGGAATCCCAGAATGTTGTGGGAGTGAAAGAATGTCCTATTTTCTCGAACAAAACGTCGAAATTCTTGCTTACATTGAAGAAGTTCATGAAAGAGGAAAGACTCATGCCATGGGATTCAAAGCAAAGATTTGGTGAGATACACTATCTTTCCGTTAGGGAGGGGAAATTCACAGGAGACGTTATGGTAAATATGATTGCTCACATCAAAGAAGTGCCTTCAAGTTTTATCGATTACTTCGACTTTGCGGACTCTATTTATTGGAGTTTTAAAGATGATAGTAGAGACGAACCTAGGGGTATTCCCGTTCTTGTAGGAGGTTCTCCTTACATAAGAGAGAGGATTGGAGACACTATATACCTAATACATCCTAATAGCTTTTTCCAGACGAACTCCTATGCTACTCATCTTCTATTGAAAGCAGTATTGGATTTCATAGAAGGTGAAAGCGTATTTGATCTCTATGCTGGCGTGGGTACTTTTGGAGTCTACCTAGCAAAAAGAGGTCTTAAAGTTGAAGGGATTGAAATAAATTCGCCTGCAGTTGAGATAGCAAACAAAAATGCCGAAATTAACGGAGTTGATGCGAGGTTTTCAGTAGGAGATGTGAAGGATGTTGAAATAGGGGATTGTGATACCATCATTGTGGATCCTCCTCGAAAAGGGTTAAAAGAAGCAGTAAAGCTGATAACAAAAAGCAAAGTAAATAATCTAATTTACATCTCTTGCAATCCACAGGCGTTTATAAGAGATTGTAAACATTTAAAAGAAAATTATGAAATTGAGAACGCTGTTTTGATTGATATGTTTCCGCATACCTCGCATATTGAGGCTGTTATACAACTGAAATTAAAGAACTCTTTGTAA
- the cgi121 gene encoding KEOPS complex subunit Cgi121 translates to MKVLRYNNKRIAIARILIENITSIFEVLPNNVQILNIKCWEQVAFATILALKSFERGTNKAKTIKGEILLRASGTLQIKDAILQVGAKEGENFLVAIGEHAEGDLRDIITKISARELPIVDCEEEKVKELFECAALVDVL, encoded by the coding sequence ATGAAAGTGCTGAGATACAATAATAAGAGGATTGCGATTGCAAGAATTTTGATTGAAAATATCACCTCAATTTTTGAAGTACTTCCTAACAATGTTCAAATATTGAATATTAAATGTTGGGAACAAGTAGCATTTGCTACAATATTAGCACTAAAATCTTTTGAAAGAGGTACAAATAAAGCCAAGACTATTAAGGGGGAAATTCTCTTGAGAGCAAGTGGAACTCTTCAGATAAAAGATGCTATATTACAAGTTGGAGCAAAAGAAGGAGAAAATTTCCTTGTGGCTATTGGGGAACATGCAGAGGGTGATTTGAGGGATATAATCACAAAAATATCTGCAAGGGAACTTCCAATTGTAGATTGCGAGGAAGAAAAAGTAAAAGAGCTTTTTGAGTGTGCTGCTTTGGTGGATGTGCTCTAA
- a CDS encoding ribbon-helix-helix domain-containing protein translates to MAKMKIISVQLPQGLINALDSLVRRGVYPNRSEAIREAIRELVKKELYVTESEERRIPEYVVK, encoded by the coding sequence ATGGCCAAAATGAAAATCATCAGCGTACAACTACCACAAGGACTCATAAATGCTCTTGACAGTTTAGTTAGGAGGGGAGTTTACCCCAACAGAAGTGAAGCAATCCGAGAGGCTATCAGAGAACTAGTAAAAAAAGAACTCTATGTCACTGAGTCAGAAGAAAGAAGAATACCAGAGTACGTGGTCAAATAA
- a CDS encoding aminotransferase class I/II-fold pyridoxal phosphate-dependent enzyme: MRYRKHKYFVANRINLIQRSKIRELFERASKMENVISLGIGEPDFDTPQNIKDAAKRALDEGWTHYTPNAGILELRNAISEYYADHYGIEIPVQNVLITAGAYEATYLAFESLLEDGDEVIIPDPAFVCYAEDAKVAEAKAVRLPLREENDFQPDPDELLELITKKTRMIVLNYPNNPTGATLDEDIAKAIADIAQDYNIYILSDEPYEHFLYDGAKHIPMIKYAPDNTILANSFSKTFAMTGWRLGFTIAPEEIIRDMIKLHAYIIGNVASFVQIAGVAALREEASWKAVENMRKEYAKRRTLVLEKLKEVPYIKAFEPKGAFYVFANIKETGMKSEEFAEWLLDKAGVVVIPGTAFGPNGEGYIRISYATRRENLLEAISRMKKVLEAL, translated from the coding sequence ATGCGTTATAGGAAGCACAAGTATTTTGTGGCAAATCGTATAAATCTAATTCAACGGTCAAAGATCAGGGAGCTCTTCGAAAGAGCTTCGAAAATGGAAAATGTAATCTCTTTGGGGATAGGAGAACCCGATTTTGATACTCCTCAAAACATAAAAGATGCTGCAAAAAGAGCACTTGATGAAGGCTGGACTCATTATACTCCCAATGCAGGGATTTTGGAACTAAGGAATGCAATCTCAGAGTATTATGCTGATCATTATGGTATTGAAATCCCAGTTCAGAATGTTCTCATAACTGCTGGGGCTTATGAGGCCACTTATCTTGCATTTGAGAGTTTGTTAGAGGATGGAGATGAAGTGATAATTCCCGATCCAGCATTTGTGTGTTATGCTGAAGATGCAAAAGTAGCAGAGGCAAAAGCTGTTAGATTGCCACTGAGAGAAGAAAATGATTTCCAGCCTGATCCGGATGAGCTCCTCGAGCTGATCACCAAGAAAACAAGAATGATAGTTCTCAACTACCCAAACAATCCCACTGGAGCAACTCTAGATGAGGATATAGCTAAAGCTATTGCAGATATTGCTCAAGATTATAACATTTATATTCTTAGTGATGAACCGTATGAGCATTTCCTTTATGATGGGGCAAAGCATATACCGATGATAAAGTATGCTCCAGATAACACAATACTCGCAAACAGTTTTTCAAAAACATTTGCTATGACTGGGTGGCGTCTGGGTTTTACAATTGCCCCTGAAGAGATCATCAGAGACATGATAAAGCTTCACGCATATATCATTGGAAATGTTGCTTCATTTGTCCAGATTGCTGGCGTCGCTGCACTTAGGGAAGAAGCAAGCTGGAAGGCTGTAGAAAACATGAGAAAAGAATACGCGAAGAGACGGACTCTTGTTTTAGAGAAGTTGAAAGAGGTTCCATACATAAAGGCATTTGAACCTAAGGGAGCGTTTTATGTCTTTGCCAATATAAAAGAGACTGGGATGAAAAGTGAAGAGTTTGCGGAATGGCTTTTAGATAAAGCCGGAGTAGTAGTAATCCCAGGAACGGCATTTGGTCCCAATGGTGAAGGATACATAAGAATAAGTTATGCTACAAGACGAGAAAATCTATTGGAAGCAATATCACGGATGAAAAAGGTCCTTGAGGCTCTTTAA
- a CDS encoding sodium-dependent transporter translates to MVRETWGSRVGFVAAAIGSAVGLGNIWMFPMRTGLYGGAAFLIPYLILLFAVGVVGLTVEWTLGRTTKGGPIEAFAKALPGGKYLGLLVNVIMIMIFAFYSLVLGWILRYFIASLTGELAGVNPGAFFDTLAFSKEAILWQFIVIVITVGIVAMGVQKGIERANKIMMPALFVLLIILTIRSITLPNAYEGLKFYLLPNWSKVMSGKTWMIALSQMFFSLSVLGTTMVVYGSYLKESDDIPLSAIATAFGDTAVAVTAGFLIFPAVFSFGLEPTAGPGLIFVTLPMVFQKMPGGILFGALFFLLLIFAGLSSTVSMLEVYVDSAITKLNLNRRNASILLGLLTFIVGAPSALNPSYFEWLINISTVYIGPLGALIAALALIRLGVEKAYEEVRKSALIEIPGVWKPWVKYLYPIVIIVIYISQFILG, encoded by the coding sequence GTGGTTAGAGAAACTTGGGGAAGTAGAGTAGGGTTTGTTGCAGCCGCTATAGGAAGTGCAGTAGGCTTGGGAAACATCTGGATGTTTCCCATGAGGACTGGTCTCTACGGTGGAGCGGCCTTCTTGATACCGTACCTTATTTTATTGTTTGCTGTTGGAGTGGTTGGACTTACAGTAGAGTGGACACTCGGAAGAACAACAAAAGGTGGGCCTATAGAAGCATTTGCAAAAGCATTGCCTGGCGGAAAATACCTAGGATTGCTAGTAAACGTTATAATGATAATGATATTTGCTTTCTATTCCCTAGTACTCGGCTGGATACTTCGGTATTTTATAGCCTCACTTACTGGAGAACTAGCTGGGGTTAATCCAGGAGCATTCTTTGATACTTTAGCCTTCAGTAAAGAAGCGATATTATGGCAGTTTATTGTAATAGTGATAACAGTGGGCATAGTTGCTATGGGAGTTCAAAAAGGGATTGAACGAGCCAACAAGATAATGATGCCTGCATTGTTTGTGCTCCTTATTATACTAACGATAAGAAGTATTACCCTACCTAATGCTTATGAAGGGCTTAAATTTTACCTCTTACCTAACTGGAGCAAAGTTATGAGTGGAAAGACATGGATGATAGCTCTATCACAAATGTTCTTCTCACTGAGTGTCCTTGGAACTACAATGGTAGTCTATGGAAGCTACCTAAAGGAAAGTGATGACATACCTCTCTCAGCAATAGCAACAGCCTTTGGAGATACAGCTGTAGCTGTCACAGCTGGCTTCTTAATATTCCCAGCAGTGTTTTCATTTGGACTTGAACCAACAGCGGGACCAGGACTAATTTTTGTCACACTCCCCATGGTTTTCCAAAAAATGCCAGGAGGAATACTTTTTGGCGCATTGTTCTTCCTATTGCTAATATTCGCTGGATTGTCATCAACTGTCTCAATGCTTGAGGTATACGTGGATTCAGCAATAACAAAGCTCAACTTGAACAGAAGAAACGCCTCAATTCTTCTAGGTCTCTTAACATTTATAGTGGGGGCCCCTTCAGCACTCAATCCTTCATACTTTGAATGGCTGATTAACATTTCAACCGTTTATATAGGACCATTAGGAGCTCTTATAGCTGCTTTAGCATTGATAAGGCTCGGAGTAGAAAAAGCTTACGAGGAAGTCAGAAAAAGTGCACTCATAGAAATTCCAGGAGTTTGGAAACCTTGGGTGAAATACCTGTACCCAATAGTGATAATAGTGATATACATTTCACAGTTCATACTGGGGTGA
- the ftsZ gene encoding cell division protein FtsZ, producing the protein MVFKILEQAGINLDINNNNDKIQETFSDLDVSKAFIKIAIIGIGGSGNNTITRLYELGVEGAELIAMNTDAQHLARTKAHRKILLGKNITHGKGSGGNPRIGYLAAEASRDEIADVIRDVDLVFLTAGMGNGTGTGAAPVVAKIIKEEARNGGRIQEPLIVSVVTYPFRNEGTKRIEKAKAGIQALLKYSDTVVIIENDKLLELVPKLPISAAFRFADEIIARMVKGITETIMLPSMVNIDFADVYSVMKNGGAALIGIGESDSNRRAVDAINNALNNKMLEVEFGSGESALVHFTVGPDVSLGEINDAMQIVYEKLGAKSEIKWGARIDKELGKVVRAMVIMTGVRSPHILSSDIHALSEEDNIIISNPINRRINKDSELENLFDRVSGEKKRSVGANPIVERILDGAIDYDLS; encoded by the coding sequence ATGGTGTTTAAGATATTGGAACAAGCCGGTATTAATTTAGATATAAATAACAATAATGACAAAATCCAAGAAACTTTCAGTGATCTAGATGTCTCCAAAGCTTTCATTAAAATAGCGATAATAGGCATTGGCGGTTCCGGGAACAATACTATTACAAGACTTTACGAACTGGGTGTAGAAGGAGCAGAACTGATAGCAATGAACACCGACGCTCAACACTTGGCAAGAACAAAAGCTCACAGAAAAATCCTTCTTGGAAAGAATATAACTCATGGAAAAGGATCGGGTGGAAACCCAAGAATAGGGTATTTGGCCGCAGAGGCCAGTAGAGATGAAATTGCTGATGTTATTAGAGATGTGGATCTCGTATTTTTGACTGCTGGAATGGGTAATGGTACTGGAACTGGAGCAGCCCCGGTGGTTGCAAAGATAATAAAGGAAGAGGCTAGAAACGGGGGAAGAATTCAAGAGCCACTCATTGTAAGCGTTGTGACATATCCATTCAGGAATGAAGGAACAAAAAGAATTGAAAAAGCAAAAGCTGGAATACAAGCCCTGCTCAAATACTCTGATACTGTAGTGATAATAGAAAATGATAAACTTCTTGAACTTGTACCAAAATTACCAATCTCTGCAGCATTCAGATTTGCAGATGAGATAATAGCAAGAATGGTTAAAGGTATTACAGAGACAATAATGCTCCCCTCTATGGTCAATATTGATTTTGCCGACGTTTATAGTGTTATGAAAAATGGTGGAGCAGCGTTGATTGGAATCGGTGAGAGTGATTCTAATAGAAGGGCTGTTGATGCAATAAACAACGCACTAAACAACAAAATGCTTGAAGTCGAGTTTGGAAGTGGCGAATCTGCACTAGTTCACTTTACAGTCGGGCCAGATGTTAGTCTTGGAGAAATAAACGATGCGATGCAGATAGTCTATGAAAAGCTTGGAGCGAAATCCGAAATAAAATGGGGCGCAAGAATTGACAAGGAGCTTGGAAAGGTTGTCAGAGCAATGGTTATAATGACAGGAGTTAGATCGCCACACATTCTCAGTAGTGACATACACGCACTTAGCGAGGAAGACAACATAATAATATCAAATCCAATAAACAGGAGAATAAACAAGGACTCAGAACTCGAGAATCTCTTTGACAGGGTTTCAGGTGAAAAGAAAAGAAGTGTCGGGGCAAATCCGATAGTTGAGAGAATCTTAGATGGAGCCATAGATTACGATTTAAGTTAA